One Sphingopyxis macrogoltabida genomic region harbors:
- the lysA gene encoding diaminopimelate decarboxylase has product MDHFDYRDGVLHAENIPLPRIAEEIGTPVYVYSRATLERHAQVFRDALSDIPKKHIAFAIKCNPNLGVLRVLARQGYGADVVSGGELERALAAGMAPEDIVFSGVGKTRAELALGLDRGIGQFNIEHEPEGVALAEIALGKEMTARAVLRVNPDVDAGTHAKISTGKAENKFGVGIDVAPEIFGRLAGLPGLQMRGIALHIGSQLTSLDPLEAAFERVGRLVADLRAAGHSITHVDLGGGLGVPYRPDDNPPSPAEYGAMVARVTKDWDVTLMFEPGRVIAGNTGVLLTEVLWVKPGATNPFVIVDAAMNDLARPALYDAYHDFVAVQPGGEKMTASVVGPVCETGDTFARDRVTDKVEAGDLAVFRTAGAYGATMASTYNSRSLVPEVLVDGDRYVVVADRIAAGTIMAAERVPDWIE; this is encoded by the coding sequence ATGGATCATTTTGACTATCGTGACGGCGTCCTCCACGCCGAAAACATTCCCTTGCCGCGCATCGCCGAGGAAATCGGCACTCCCGTCTATGTCTATTCGCGCGCGACGCTCGAACGCCATGCGCAGGTGTTCCGCGATGCGCTGAGCGATATTCCGAAGAAGCACATCGCCTTCGCGATCAAGTGCAACCCCAACCTCGGCGTGCTGCGCGTCCTCGCGCGGCAGGGCTATGGCGCCGACGTCGTCTCGGGCGGCGAGCTCGAACGGGCGCTGGCGGCGGGCATGGCGCCCGAGGACATCGTCTTTTCGGGCGTCGGCAAGACGCGCGCCGAACTGGCGCTCGGGCTTGATCGCGGCATCGGGCAGTTCAACATCGAACATGAACCCGAAGGCGTTGCGCTTGCCGAAATCGCGCTCGGCAAGGAGATGACCGCGCGCGCCGTGCTGCGCGTCAACCCCGACGTCGATGCGGGCACGCATGCGAAGATTTCGACCGGCAAGGCCGAGAACAAGTTCGGCGTCGGTATCGACGTCGCGCCCGAAATCTTCGGGCGTCTCGCAGGGCTGCCGGGGCTGCAAATGCGCGGTATCGCACTGCATATCGGCAGCCAACTCACCAGCCTCGACCCGCTCGAGGCGGCGTTCGAGCGCGTCGGCCGCCTTGTCGCCGACCTCCGCGCCGCCGGGCACAGCATCACCCATGTCGACCTTGGTGGTGGTCTTGGCGTACCGTATCGGCCCGACGACAATCCGCCGTCGCCGGCCGAATATGGCGCGATGGTCGCGCGGGTGACGAAGGATTGGGATGTCACCTTGATGTTCGAACCCGGCCGCGTCATCGCGGGCAACACCGGCGTGCTCTTGACCGAAGTGCTGTGGGTCAAGCCGGGCGCGACCAATCCCTTCGTGATCGTCGATGCGGCGATGAACGATCTGGCGCGCCCGGCGCTTTATGACGCCTATCATGATTTCGTTGCCGTGCAGCCGGGCGGCGAAAAGATGACCGCGTCGGTCGTCGGGCCGGTGTGTGAGACGGGCGATACCTTCGCGCGCGACCGCGTGACCGACAAGGTGGAGGCGGGCGACCTTGCCGTCTTCCGCACCGCAGGCGCCTATGGCGCGACGATGGCGTCGACCTATAACAGCCGCAGCCTTGTTCCCGAGGTGCTCGTCGATGGCGATCGCTATGTCGTCGTCGCCGACCGCATCGCCGCGGGGACGATCATGGCCGCCGAGCGCGTGCCCGACTGGATCGAATAA
- the argH gene encoding argininosuccinate lyase, protein MWGGRFGGGPAAIMQEINASIPVDKRLWGEDIAASRAHAAMLGATGIIAAEDAVVIDRGLAEIAEEFARDGVPVDLALEDIHMTVESRLKELVGEAAGRLHTARSRNDQVATDFRLWTRTACERIDAGLAALQTALLMRAEEHADSIMPGFTHLQVAQPVTLGHHLLAYVEMFGRDRGRFADGRARLNESPLGAAALAGTGFPVDRHATATALGFARPMANSIDAVSDRDFALEFCASASIAAIHLSRLAEEVVIWASQPFGFVSLPDAWSTGSSIMPQKRNPDAAELVRGRAGLLLGAFQRLSVIVKGLPLTYSKDLQDDKETLFGAFDALALSLAAMTGMVETLTFRTDRMRALAASGYSTATDLADWLVREAGLPFREAHHVVGACVKRAEELGVELSALPAADAAAIHAAVTPEVLAALTVEASVASRTSYGGTAPERVRQAIAAARAASKE, encoded by the coding sequence ATGTGGGGTGGCCGCTTCGGTGGCGGACCCGCGGCGATCATGCAAGAGATAAACGCGTCGATCCCTGTCGATAAGCGCCTGTGGGGAGAGGATATCGCTGCCAGCCGCGCGCACGCCGCGATGCTGGGCGCGACGGGCATCATCGCGGCGGAGGATGCCGTGGTGATCGACCGCGGCCTCGCCGAGATCGCCGAAGAATTCGCGCGCGACGGCGTGCCGGTCGATCTTGCGCTCGAAGACATTCACATGACCGTCGAATCACGGCTCAAGGAGCTGGTCGGCGAGGCGGCCGGGCGGCTGCACACCGCACGCTCGCGCAACGATCAGGTCGCCACCGACTTCCGCCTGTGGACGCGCACCGCCTGCGAGCGGATCGACGCCGGGCTGGCGGCGCTGCAAACGGCGCTGCTGATGCGGGCCGAGGAGCATGCCGACAGCATCATGCCCGGCTTCACGCATCTGCAGGTCGCGCAGCCGGTGACGCTCGGCCACCATCTGCTCGCCTATGTCGAGATGTTCGGCCGCGACCGCGGCCGTTTCGCCGACGGCCGCGCGCGGCTCAACGAATCGCCGCTCGGTGCGGCGGCGCTCGCGGGCACCGGATTTCCGGTCGACCGCCACGCGACGGCGACGGCGCTCGGGTTTGCCCGGCCGATGGCGAACAGCATCGATGCCGTCTCGGACCGCGACTTCGCGCTCGAATTCTGCGCCTCGGCGTCGATCGCCGCGATCCACCTTTCGCGCCTCGCCGAAGAGGTGGTGATCTGGGCGAGCCAGCCCTTCGGTTTCGTCAGCCTGCCCGACGCCTGGTCGACGGGCAGCTCGATCATGCCGCAAAAGCGCAACCCCGATGCCGCCGAACTGGTGCGCGGGCGCGCAGGACTGCTGCTCGGGGCGTTCCAGCGGCTCAGCGTCATCGTCAAGGGCCTGCCGCTCACCTATTCGAAGGATCTGCAGGACGACAAGGAAACGCTGTTCGGCGCCTTCGACGCGCTGGCGCTGTCGCTCGCCGCGATGACCGGGATGGTCGAGACGCTGACCTTCCGCACCGACCGCATGCGCGCGCTCGCTGCGTCGGGCTATTCGACCGCGACCGACCTTGCCGACTGGCTGGTGCGCGAGGCGGGGTTGCCGTTCCGCGAGGCGCATCATGTCGTTGGGGCCTGCGTCAAGCGCGCCGAGGAGTTGGGCGTCGAGCTGTCGGCGCTGCCTGCTGCCGACGCGGCCGCGATCCACGCAGCGGTTACGCCCGAGGTGCTCGCCGCGCTGACCGTCGAGGCGTCGGTCGCCAGCCGCACCAGCTATGGCGGTACCGCCCCCGAACGGGTAAGGCAGGCCATTGCTGCGGCGCGTGCCGCCTCGAAGGAATAG
- a CDS encoding TlpA family protein disulfide reductase, which produces MLLLSGDSAIQRVPRKIALILALCLAGSIAGCDREKQAAEQAVPGEGNISRGEAKGTPAVGQFEHVVERGNAGKSAPAAAFRGPDDAPLTLAAFKGKPLLVNLWATWCAPCVAEMPTLDKLAATRRETMTVIAVAQDLQGAEVVDPWFQKAGLTALQPYIDPQNGLLDAANSALPTSILYDAEGREVWRVVGAIDWQGEEAQKLLAEAG; this is translated from the coding sequence ATGCTGTTGCTGTCCGGAGATTCCGCCATTCAACGCGTCCCGAGAAAAATCGCCCTGATCCTCGCGCTCTGCCTCGCCGGATCGATCGCGGGCTGCGATAGGGAAAAGCAGGCGGCGGAGCAAGCGGTGCCGGGTGAAGGAAATATTTCGCGCGGTGAAGCGAAAGGGACCCCTGCCGTAGGGCAATTCGAGCATGTCGTGGAACGCGGCAATGCCGGAAAATCCGCCCCGGCGGCGGCGTTTCGCGGGCCCGACGACGCGCCGCTGACGCTTGCCGCGTTCAAGGGCAAGCCGCTGCTCGTCAATCTGTGGGCGACATGGTGCGCGCCGTGCGTTGCCGAAATGCCGACGCTCGACAAACTTGCCGCAACGCGCCGCGAGACGATGACGGTGATCGCGGTGGCACAGGACCTGCAAGGCGCCGAGGTCGTCGACCCGTGGTTCCAGAAGGCGGGACTGACAGCACTCCAGCCCTATATCGATCCGCAGAACGGCCTGCTCGACGCCGCGAACAGCGCGCTGCCGACGAGCATCCTTTATGATGCCGAGGGTCGCGAGGTCTGGCGGGTGGTCGGCGCGATCGACTGGCAGGGCGAAGAAGCGCAGAAATTGCTCGCCGAAGCGGGCTGA
- a CDS encoding IclR family transcriptional regulator yields the protein MAVHVADGVRSVSQAFAIMRLFADSETLTLSDVSRAVGLSPSSVFNLLGTLLGEGVIVREQPGKRYRLADAWRRSGLLRDGDARRLIDRMVPLLAEFAQAHEVTVGLWQTASRDRMQLVAHAESNAVLRIHLARGQRQPLGGGAVGRAIAAAQAPGPDEIARRFAAVRWQKPVSLAVYAEQIGAAAQAGYALDDGHTHIGICTLAAVIPQAKPEFCVSASFFAGARSAVDVAALGRALVELAQTGAD from the coding sequence ATGGCGGTGCACGTGGCAGACGGGGTGAGATCGGTTTCGCAGGCTTTTGCGATCATGCGGCTGTTCGCCGATTCGGAGACGCTGACCTTGTCCGATGTCAGCCGGGCGGTCGGCCTCAGTCCCTCGAGCGTTTTCAACCTGCTCGGTACTTTGCTGGGTGAAGGGGTGATCGTCCGCGAACAGCCGGGAAAACGCTATCGGCTCGCTGATGCGTGGCGGCGGTCGGGACTGCTGCGCGACGGCGATGCACGGCGGCTGATCGATCGCATGGTGCCGTTGCTGGCGGAATTCGCGCAGGCGCATGAAGTCACCGTCGGGCTGTGGCAGACCGCGTCGCGCGATCGTATGCAGCTTGTCGCGCACGCCGAAAGCAACGCGGTGCTCCGCATCCATCTCGCGCGTGGGCAGCGCCAGCCGCTCGGCGGCGGCGCGGTCGGGCGCGCGATCGCCGCGGCGCAAGCCCCCGGACCGGACGAAATCGCGCGCCGTTTCGCTGCGGTGCGCTGGCAAAAGCCCGTGTCGCTGGCCGTCTACGCCGAGCAGATCGGCGCGGCGGCGCAGGCGGGCTATGCGCTCGACGACGGCCATACCCACATCGGCATCTGCACCCTCGCGGCGGTGATTCCGCAGGCGAAGCCCGAGTTTTGCGTTTCGGCCAGCTTTTTCGCGGGGGCGCGGAGCGCGGTGGATGTGGCGGCGCTTGGCAGGGCCCTCGTCGAACTGGCGCAAACCGGCGCCGATTGA
- a CDS encoding SDR family NAD(P)-dependent oxidoreductase — MGGMLDGKVVAVTGAGRGVGREIALLCAKEGAAVVVNDLGGSAEGEGADLSPAQETVNDIKAAGGKALANGASVSDPKGAASIIEDAVQAFGRIDAVVNNAGILRDRIWHKMSHEDWNAVIDVHLNGCFNVSKAATPYFRDQQSGSFIHFTSTSGLIGNFGQANYSAAKLGIVGLSQSIALDMARAGVRSNCIAPFAWSRLIATIPATNEAEALRIERMKTMTADKIAPLVAFLASDASKEVSNQVFGVRKNEIFLFSKPRPIRSMQKNEGWTPQAIADEMLPAFRGSFADPAERSGDVFGYDPI, encoded by the coding sequence ATGGGCGGGATGCTGGACGGCAAGGTAGTGGCGGTAACCGGCGCAGGGCGCGGGGTCGGGCGCGAAATCGCCCTGCTTTGCGCGAAGGAAGGCGCGGCAGTCGTCGTCAACGACCTCGGCGGCAGTGCGGAAGGCGAAGGCGCCGACCTGTCGCCGGCACAGGAAACGGTGAACGACATCAAGGCCGCCGGCGGCAAGGCGCTGGCGAACGGCGCCAGCGTTTCCGACCCCAAGGGCGCGGCGAGCATCATCGAGGATGCGGTGCAGGCGTTCGGCCGCATCGACGCGGTGGTCAACAACGCCGGCATCCTGCGCGACCGCATCTGGCACAAGATGAGCCATGAAGACTGGAATGCGGTGATCGACGTTCACCTGAACGGCTGTTTCAACGTGTCGAAGGCGGCGACGCCCTATTTCCGCGACCAGCAGTCGGGCAGCTTTATCCATTTCACCTCGACCAGCGGGCTGATCGGCAATTTCGGCCAGGCCAATTATTCGGCGGCGAAGCTCGGCATCGTCGGACTGTCGCAGTCGATCGCGCTCGACATGGCGCGCGCCGGGGTGCGGTCGAACTGCATCGCGCCCTTTGCATGGAGCCGGCTGATTGCGACGATCCCCGCGACCAACGAGGCCGAGGCACTGCGCATCGAGCGCATGAAGACGATGACCGCCGACAAGATCGCCCCGCTCGTCGCCTTCCTCGCCAGCGACGCGTCGAAAGAGGTCAGCAATCAGGTCTTCGGCGTCCGCAAGAACGAGATTTTCCTCTTCTCGAAACCGCGTCCGATCCGCTCGATGCAGAAGAACGAGGGCTGGACCCCGCAGGCGATTGCCGACGAGATGCTCCCGGCCTTCCGCGGCAGCTTCGCCGATCCGGCCGAGCGCTCGGGCGACGTGTTTGGCTACGATCCGATCTGA
- a CDS encoding MaoC/PaaZ C-terminal domain-containing protein, protein MAIDPDKLLSMPPIVTRQVLTRRDTILYALGVGATELDFLFEERLQALPTMAVTLGYPGFFWRDPAYGANWQKILHGEQSTVLHAPLPVAGEIVGSTRIEALYDKGADKGALAMVTREIHDGAGMHLATSRSMTFLRGDGGFGGSSEGAPVPHPVPDRAPDDIVTLTSTANLAQIYRLSGDLNPLHIDPDVARAGGFEAPILHGLATYGVIGRALLAARCGNEPARLKRIDGRFSAPVYPGETIETSIWDSKESGDGGKLAFRARVVERDKIVFTNGYAETA, encoded by the coding sequence ATGGCGATCGATCCTGACAAGCTGCTGTCGATGCCGCCGATCGTAACGCGGCAGGTGCTGACGCGGCGCGATACGATCCTCTACGCGCTCGGCGTCGGCGCGACCGAACTCGACTTCCTATTCGAGGAACGGCTGCAGGCGCTGCCGACGATGGCGGTGACGCTCGGCTATCCCGGCTTCTTCTGGCGCGACCCCGCCTATGGCGCGAACTGGCAGAAAATCCTGCACGGCGAACAGTCGACGGTCCTCCACGCGCCGCTGCCGGTCGCGGGCGAGATCGTCGGGTCGACCCGGATCGAGGCGCTCTATGACAAGGGCGCTGACAAGGGCGCGCTTGCGATGGTGACACGCGAGATTCACGACGGTGCTGGCATGCATCTCGCGACCTCGCGCTCGATGACCTTCCTGCGCGGCGACGGCGGCTTCGGCGGATCGTCCGAAGGCGCCCCGGTGCCGCACCCGGTCCCCGATCGTGCGCCCGACGACATCGTGACGCTGACCAGCACCGCCAATCTGGCGCAAATCTATCGCCTGTCGGGCGACCTCAACCCGCTGCACATCGACCCCGATGTCGCCAGGGCGGGCGGGTTCGAAGCGCCGATCCTGCACGGCCTCGCAACCTACGGTGTTATCGGACGCGCCTTGCTCGCGGCGCGCTGCGGGAACGAACCCGCCCGGCTCAAGCGGATCGACGGCCGCTTTTCGGCGCCGGTCTATCCGGGCGAGACGATCGAGACATCGATCTGGGACTCCAAAGAATCTGGGGATGGTGGCAAGCTCGCCTTCCGCGCCCGCGTCGTCGAGCGCGACAAGATTGTCTTTACCAACGGCTATGCGGAGACAGCATGA
- a CDS encoding 3-oxoacyl-[acyl-carrier-protein] synthase III C-terminal domain-containing protein translates to MIEFGILSFGAYVPVTRLQRSAIHATNGWFAGGLRGLAKGEKAVANWDEDSVTMAVEAARDALEGIDRTTIERVAIASTTLPFADRQNAGIVKEALNLPDAVGALDVAGSQRAATSALLAALGGNETTLVTAAEITTPKPASEREMTSGDAAAAVLVGTGTPIATFVASHSITMDFVDHFREAGKAHDYDWEARWVRDEGFARIMNPAIAALLEKAGVEGAAIDHFVVPVAVKGVPEMLAKKAGIGEGAVADTLGANLGHAGAAHALVMLAATLEKAKPGERILLASFGQGCDLILLEVTGAIGSVKPRLGVSGWLARRIESSNYAKYLFHRGLLQLDRGMRAEHDSKTALTALWRNRKAVLGLVGGRCTKTGTVQFPKSEVSVNANDHAVGTQEDYPLAEVPAKILTWTADALTYSPDPPSYYGNIDFVGGGRMMTEFTDFAGDALDVGADLRMMFRIKAYDENRGFRRYFWKAAPAF, encoded by the coding sequence ATGATCGAGTTCGGAATCCTGTCCTTCGGTGCCTATGTGCCGGTCACCCGGCTGCAGCGCAGCGCGATCCATGCGACGAACGGCTGGTTCGCTGGCGGCCTGCGCGGGCTCGCCAAGGGCGAGAAAGCGGTCGCCAATTGGGACGAGGACAGCGTCACCATGGCGGTCGAGGCCGCGCGCGATGCGCTCGAAGGGATCGACCGCACGACCATCGAGCGCGTCGCCATCGCCTCGACCACCCTGCCCTTCGCCGACCGCCAGAATGCCGGCATCGTCAAGGAAGCGCTGAACCTGCCCGACGCGGTCGGCGCGCTCGATGTCGCCGGATCGCAGCGGGCCGCGACCTCGGCGCTGCTGGCAGCGCTGGGCGGGAACGAAACCACGCTGGTCACGGCGGCGGAAATCACGACGCCCAAGCCCGCGTCCGAACGCGAGATGACGAGCGGCGATGCCGCCGCGGCCGTCCTCGTCGGCACCGGCACACCAATCGCCACGTTCGTCGCGAGCCACAGCATCACGATGGATTTCGTCGATCATTTCCGCGAGGCCGGCAAAGCGCACGACTATGACTGGGAAGCGCGCTGGGTACGCGACGAGGGCTTTGCGCGGATCATGAATCCCGCCATCGCGGCGCTGCTCGAAAAAGCCGGTGTTGAGGGCGCGGCGATCGACCATTTCGTCGTCCCCGTCGCGGTCAAGGGCGTGCCCGAGATGCTCGCGAAGAAAGCGGGCATCGGGGAGGGCGCGGTCGCCGACACGCTCGGTGCGAACCTCGGCCATGCCGGCGCGGCACATGCGCTGGTGATGCTCGCAGCGACGCTCGAAAAGGCGAAGCCGGGCGAGCGCATCCTGCTCGCGAGCTTCGGTCAGGGCTGCGACCTCATCCTGTTGGAAGTCACCGGCGCGATCGGGTCGGTCAAGCCGCGGCTCGGAGTGTCAGGCTGGCTCGCGCGGCGGATCGAGTCGAGCAACTATGCCAAATATCTCTTCCATCGCGGGCTGCTCCAGCTCGACCGCGGGATGCGCGCCGAGCACGACAGCAAGACCGCGCTCACCGCGCTTTGGCGCAATCGCAAGGCGGTGCTCGGGCTCGTCGGCGGTCGCTGCACCAAGACGGGGACGGTGCAGTTCCCCAAGAGCGAGGTCAGCGTCAACGCTAACGACCATGCGGTCGGCACGCAGGAAGATTATCCCCTCGCCGAAGTCCCCGCCAAAATCCTCACCTGGACTGCCGACGCGCTCACTTACTCGCCCGATCCGCCGAGCTATTATGGCAATATCGACTTTGTCGGCGGCGGGCGCATGATGACCGAGTTCACCGATTTCGCGGGCGATGCGCTCGACGTCGGCGCCGATCTGCGCATGATGTTCCGCATCAAGGCCTATGACGAGAACCGGGGGTTCCGCCGCTATTTCTGGAAAGCCG